Proteins encoded in a region of the Streptomyces sp. NBC_00258 genome:
- a CDS encoding carbohydrate ABC transporter permease has translation MTVASSPPSRLPLRDVEGTQPKPRTREKRDRDGGGRGDGALAALFIAPAMLGFLVFLLWPTLRGIYLSFTRFNLLTPAEWVGLDNYVRMVKDPIFWDSLTVTVEYVFINIGLQTVSALAIAVLLQRLTQSAVLRGIVLTPYLMSNVVAGIVWLWMLDTQLGIGNEIIAGLGFDRIPFLADETWAIPTIALINVWRHVGYTALLLFAGLQAIPNDMYEAAKVDGASEWRMFWRITMPLLRPVLAVVLIMTVIGSFQVFDTVAVTTAGGPANATNVLQYYIYGAAFGRFQFGYASAMSVALLVVLSAITFVQYRLTRAGQTDLG, from the coding sequence ATGACCGTCGCCTCCAGCCCTCCGTCGCGTCTGCCATTGCGCGACGTCGAGGGGACACAGCCGAAGCCGAGAACCCGCGAGAAACGAGACCGTGACGGTGGCGGACGTGGTGACGGCGCCCTGGCGGCCCTGTTCATCGCTCCGGCCATGCTGGGCTTCCTGGTCTTCCTGCTGTGGCCGACGCTGCGGGGAATCTATCTGAGCTTCACCCGCTTCAATCTGCTGACCCCGGCGGAGTGGGTGGGCCTCGACAACTACGTCCGCATGGTCAAGGACCCCATCTTCTGGGACTCGTTGACGGTCACCGTCGAGTACGTCTTCATCAACATCGGCCTCCAGACGGTCTCGGCGCTCGCCATAGCCGTGCTGCTTCAGCGGCTGACCCAGTCGGCGGTGCTCCGCGGGATCGTTCTCACGCCGTATCTCATGTCGAACGTCGTCGCCGGCATCGTCTGGCTCTGGATGCTCGACACCCAGCTCGGCATCGGCAACGAGATCATCGCCGGGCTCGGCTTCGACCGCATCCCGTTCCTCGCGGACGAGACCTGGGCGATTCCCACGATCGCCCTGATCAACGTCTGGCGGCATGTCGGCTACACCGCTCTGCTGCTCTTCGCCGGGCTCCAGGCCATCCCGAACGACATGTACGAGGCCGCCAAGGTGGACGGCGCGAGCGAGTGGCGGATGTTCTGGCGGATCACCATGCCGCTGCTGCGGCCGGTCCTCGCGGTGGTCCTGATCATGACGGTGATCGGTTCGTTCCAGGTGTTCGACACGGTCGCGGTGACCACCGCGGGCGGTCCGGCGAACGCGACCAACGTCCTCCAGTACTACATCTACGGCGCCGCCTTCGGCCGCTTCCAGTTCGGCTACGCGTCGGCGATGTCCGTGGCCCTGCTCGTCGTGCTGAGCGCGATCACCTTTGTCCAGTACCGGCTCACCCGGGCCGGCCAGACCGACCTCGGCTGA
- a CDS encoding ROK family transcriptional regulator, whose product MTARAASWLPLSPGERAVAIEVLTHGPLSRSDIARRLDLSAGSLTRLTKPLIESGLLIEVAEGTSLPEVRQGRPSQPLDIVAESRTFAGFKITQDMVYGVVTTLKSDIVARRDLPLTSHDPAHVVDVLRELTDSFARDFPGLAGIGIGLGGRASDRSVVEESAFLGWRDVPLARLVEERTGLPVVVDNDVAALVEAERWFGAGRGLERFAVLTIGAGIGYGLVSGGRRVATAEDGLGVGRFWIVDSNGPLTPDGERGSAISLLTIPSIRYQIRAATGRDITYDEILALAAEGEPMAARVIGEAARALGTLVAQIANFAIPQKIVLAGEGVGLVDVAGPAVEEAILANRHPHAEPVNLETKVSDFHDWARGGAVLAIQVLVLGAGAA is encoded by the coding sequence ATGACCGCACGTGCCGCCAGCTGGCTGCCGCTCAGTCCCGGTGAGCGTGCCGTCGCCATCGAGGTGCTCACGCACGGCCCTCTGTCGCGCAGCGACATCGCCCGTCGGCTCGACCTCTCCGCGGGCAGCCTCACCCGGCTGACGAAGCCGCTCATCGAGTCGGGTCTGCTGATCGAGGTCGCCGAGGGCACCTCGCTCCCCGAGGTGCGCCAGGGCCGCCCGTCCCAGCCTCTCGACATCGTCGCCGAGTCCCGCACCTTCGCCGGGTTCAAGATCACCCAGGACATGGTGTACGGCGTCGTCACCACCCTGAAGAGCGACATAGTCGCCCGCCGTGACCTGCCCCTCACCAGCCATGACCCGGCCCATGTCGTGGACGTGCTGCGGGAGCTGACCGACTCGTTCGCACGCGACTTCCCCGGCCTCGCCGGCATCGGCATCGGCCTGGGCGGCCGGGCCTCGGACCGGTCCGTCGTCGAGGAGTCGGCCTTTCTCGGCTGGCGCGACGTCCCCCTGGCCCGGCTCGTCGAGGAGCGCACCGGGCTGCCCGTCGTCGTCGACAACGACGTCGCCGCGCTCGTCGAGGCCGAGCGGTGGTTCGGCGCCGGCCGGGGCCTGGAGCGCTTCGCGGTGCTCACGATCGGCGCGGGTATCGGCTACGGGCTGGTGAGCGGCGGCCGACGGGTCGCGACCGCCGAGGACGGGCTGGGTGTCGGTCGCTTCTGGATCGTGGACTCCAACGGCCCGCTCACCCCCGACGGCGAGCGAGGCAGCGCCATCTCCCTGCTGACCATCCCCAGCATCCGCTACCAGATCCGGGCCGCCACCGGCCGCGACATCACGTACGACGAGATCCTCGCCCTGGCCGCCGAGGGCGAGCCCATGGCGGCCCGTGTCATCGGGGAGGCGGCCCGCGCCCTGGGCACCCTCGTCGCGCAGATCGCCAACTTCGCCATCCCCCAGAAGATCGTCCTGGCCGGCGAGGGCGTGGGCCTGGTCGACGTGGCGGGACCGGCCGTCGAGGAGGCCATCCTCGCCAACCGCCACCCGCATGCGGAGCCGGTCAATCTGGAGACCAAGGTGTCCGACTTCCACGACTGGGCGCGGGGCGGCGCCGTACTGGCGATCCAGGTGCTCGTCCTCGGCGCGGGGGCGGCCTGA
- a CDS encoding carbohydrate ABC transporter permease, whose amino-acid sequence MNTATRSERWSGYTLLTVMAIAVVIPFLSVFLASLQPAGTPVVGLTWPERWSWDNYEQAWSVAGFSDLIQHSLTIAVGVVPASLVLAALAGYALGTMKLPGGNAVAAFFIAGLTIPVELIVVPLYFDLRGLGLTNSYLGVILVEIALFMPFSVFWMRTHFQSTPPSLVEAARIDGASSATILLRILLPLARPSLMTLGLLVFMWSWNQFLLVLVLIQDTTKHTAPAGLGFFVGQNSTDIPTLAAGTIIVMLPILILFVIFQRSFIAGLLQGAMKG is encoded by the coding sequence ATGAACACCGCCACTCGCTCGGAACGCTGGTCGGGTTACACGCTGCTGACGGTCATGGCGATCGCCGTCGTGATCCCGTTCCTCAGTGTCTTCCTCGCCTCACTGCAGCCCGCGGGCACGCCGGTGGTGGGACTGACCTGGCCGGAGCGGTGGAGCTGGGACAACTACGAGCAGGCGTGGTCGGTGGCCGGGTTCTCCGACCTGATCCAGCACAGCCTCACCATCGCGGTCGGTGTGGTCCCCGCCTCCCTGGTCCTGGCGGCGCTGGCGGGCTACGCACTCGGCACGATGAAGCTCCCGGGCGGCAACGCGGTCGCGGCCTTCTTCATCGCCGGGCTCACCATCCCGGTCGAACTGATCGTGGTCCCGCTCTACTTCGACCTGCGGGGTCTCGGTCTGACCAACTCGTACCTGGGTGTGATCCTGGTGGAGATCGCGCTGTTCATGCCGTTCAGCGTGTTCTGGATGCGCACCCACTTCCAGTCGACCCCGCCGTCGCTGGTGGAGGCCGCCCGTATCGACGGTGCCTCGTCGGCGACGATCCTGCTGAGGATTCTGCTTCCGCTGGCGAGGCCGTCCCTGATGACGCTCGGGCTGCTGGTCTTCATGTGGTCGTGGAACCAGTTCCTGCTGGTGCTGGTGCTCATCCAGGACACGACCAAGCACACGGCGCCCGCGGGCCTCGGCTTCTTCGTCGGTCAGAACAGCACGGACATCCCCACACTGGCGGCGGGGACGATCATCGTGATGCTGCCGATCCTGATCCTCTTCGTGATCTTCCAGCGCAGCTTCATCGCGGGGCTGCTCCAGGGGGCGATGAAGGGCTGA
- a CDS encoding carbohydrate ABC transporter permease, translating to MPSRPPVQQPPDVRVRSTEVRVRSQGPRRRSSYRGYVYVLPAFAVYFCFAVLPALHTAYLSLFEWDGVTLGDWVGLGNYQEILQDPILRRSVLNALVLVVFFSFIPIVVGLAMTGLLARFRRPGMGAYRFLFMLPQVVPLVAVGVTWRWLYGDDGLVNQTFRAVGLDGVTRAWLGDFGAALIAVGLVGTWVLSGLCMMLFLSGVQKVDPSLYEAARIDGAGPIREFVSITLPHLRGELAVAMTVTTVAALASFDIVYVTTNGGPGEQTTVPGLLVYRLAFSEGKVGLAAALAVVLGCLILGIVYLINRLSRSES from the coding sequence AGCCCCCGGACGTCCGGGTCCGGTCGACGGAGGTCCGGGTCCGATCCCAGGGCCCTCGCAGGCGCAGCTCGTATCGCGGCTATGTGTACGTGCTGCCCGCGTTCGCCGTCTACTTCTGCTTCGCGGTGCTGCCCGCCCTGCACACGGCGTATCTCTCGCTGTTCGAGTGGGACGGGGTGACACTGGGCGACTGGGTCGGCCTCGGCAACTACCAGGAGATCCTCCAGGACCCCATCCTGCGCCGGTCCGTGCTCAACGCCCTGGTACTGGTGGTGTTCTTCTCCTTCATTCCCATCGTGGTCGGCCTTGCGATGACCGGTCTGCTGGCCCGTTTCCGGCGGCCGGGCATGGGGGCGTACCGCTTCCTGTTCATGCTGCCGCAGGTCGTCCCGCTGGTCGCCGTCGGTGTGACCTGGCGCTGGCTGTACGGGGACGACGGGCTGGTGAACCAGACGTTCCGCGCGGTCGGGCTGGACGGTGTGACACGGGCGTGGCTGGGCGACTTCGGCGCCGCGCTGATCGCCGTGGGCCTCGTCGGCACCTGGGTGCTGAGCGGCCTGTGCATGATGCTCTTCCTCAGTGGCGTACAGAAGGTCGATCCCAGCCTGTACGAGGCCGCCCGGATCGACGGGGCAGGGCCCATCCGGGAGTTCGTCTCCATCACCCTGCCCCACCTGCGCGGCGAACTCGCCGTGGCCATGACCGTGACCACGGTGGCCGCGCTCGCCAGCTTCGACATCGTGTACGTGACGACGAACGGCGGCCCCGGTGAGCAGACGACGGTCCCGGGCCTGCTCGTGTACCGGCTGGCGTTCTCCGAGGGCAAGGTGGGGCTCGCCGCGGCCCTGGCCGTGGTCCTCGGCTGTCTGATACTCGGGATCGTCTACCTCATCAACCGTCTGTCGAGGTCGGAGTCATGA